In one Lolium rigidum isolate FL_2022 chromosome 3, APGP_CSIRO_Lrig_0.1, whole genome shotgun sequence genomic region, the following are encoded:
- the LOC124703043 gene encoding GTPase Der-like: MAMASTSRPPLLHPASRNPRILPLASRAPAPRQLLISLAPPAPARGLRAAAATQQPAYEDEDGDEDEEEYYSDEEDDEEMDVEEMEEEARRAAADLAARLDRELRLDGDVRDKRRTMRDKTSTAKHIPDNNLPKVAVIGRPNVGKSALFNRLVGGNRAIVVDEPGVTRDRLYGRSFWGDQEFMVIDTGGVITLSKSQAGVMEELAITTTVGMDGIPLASREAAIARMPSMIEKQAVAAVEEAAVLLFLVDGQAGLVAADIEIADWLRRNFSHKCIILAVNKCESPRKGQMQALEFWSLGFTPVPISAITGTGTGELLDMVCSELKKFEGLEGLDDFEEEEEENRIPAISIVGRPNVGKSSILNALVGEDRTIVSPVSGTTRDAIDTELTTEDGQKYKLIDTAGIRRRAAVASAGSTTETLSVKRAFSAIRRSDVVALVVEAMACVTEQDYKIAERIEKEGKACVIVVNKWDTIPNKNNESTTHYELDVREKLRVLDWAPIVYCSAINGNSVEKIISAASLVEKERSRRLGTSILNQVVREAVSFKAPPRTRGGKRGRVYYTTQAAVRPPTFVLFVNDAKLFPEPYRRYMHKQLRSDAGFPGTPIRILWRSRKRTDKQQRKTNTQARNALVAAS; the protein is encoded by the exons ATGGCCATGGCTTCCACCTCGCGCCCGCCTCTCCTCCACCCTGCCTCCAGAAACCCCCGCATCCTCCCGCTCGCCTCCAGGGCTCCCGCTCCTCGCCAGCTGCTCATCTCCCTCGCTCCGCCCGCGCCCGCCCGCGGgctccgcgccgccgctgccacgcAGCAACCCGCTTACGAAGATGAAGACGGagatgaggatgaagaggagtattacagcgacgaagaggatgacgaggagatggacgtggaggagatggaggaggaggcgcggcgcgccgccgccgacctcgcCGCACGCCTCGACCGCGAGCTCCGCCTAG ATGGTGATGTTCGTGATAAAAGAAGAACCATGAGGGATAAGACATCAACAGCTAAACAT ATCCCAGACAATAATCTTCCAAAGGTGGCTGTTATTGGTAGGCCTAATGTTGGTAAATCTGCTCTGTTCAATCGTCTTGTTGGG GGCAACAGGGCTATCGTTGTTGATGAACCTGGCGTAACCAGAGATCGTTTGTACGGGCGATCTTTTTGGGGTGATCAAGAGTTTATGGTTATCGATACTGGGGGTGTGATTACTCTATCAAAGTCGCAAGCAGGTGTAATGGAAGAACTTGCCATCACAACTACTGTCGGTATGGATGGGATTCCTCTGGCCTCTAGAGAAGCTGCTATTGCTAGGATGCCATCAATGATTGAAAAGCAAGCTGTTGCTGCTGTTGAAGAAGCAGCTGTCCTTCTATTCCTTGTGGACGGTCAG GCTGGTCTCGTGGCAGCTGATATAGAAATTGCTGATTGGTTACGTCGCAACTTCTCACACAAGTGCATCATACTTGCTGTAAACAAGTGTGAATCGCCGCGGAAAGGGCAAATGCAAGCATTAGAATTTTGGTCATTAGG ATTTACACCTGTACCAATATCCGCTATTACCGGCACTGGAACTGGAGAGCTCCTTGATATGGTCTGTTCAGAACTGAAAAAATTCGAG GGACTAGAAGGACTGGATGattttgaggaggaagaagaagaaaaccgcATTCCGGCTATTTCCATTGTTGGAAGACCAAATGTTGGGAAAAGTAGTATATTAAATGCTTTGGTTGGAGAAGATAGAACAATTGTGAGCCCAGTTAGTGGGACCACCCGTGATGCCATTGATACTGAGTTAACCACAGAGGATGGGCAG AAATACAAACTCATTGATACGGCTGGCATCCGGCGCAGAGCAGCAGTTGCTTCTGCTGGCAGCACGACTGAAACGCTGTCAGTAAAACGTGCATTTAGTGCAATTCGTCGATCTGATGtagttgcccttgttgttgaaGCGATGGCGTGCGTCACAGAGCAG GATTATAAAATTGCAGAAAGGATTGAAAAAGAGGGAAAGGCATGTGTCATTGTTGTGAACAAATGGGACACGATTCCAAACAAGAACAATGAGAGTACTACACATTATGAGTTGGATGTAAGAGAGAAGCTTCGTGTACTTGACTGGGCACCTATTGTTTATTGTTCTGCAATAAATGGGAACAGCGTTGAAAA GATTATTTCTGCTGCTTCTTTGGTTGAAAAGGAAAGGTCTAGAAGACTTGGCACATCTATTCTTAACCAAGTGGTTAGAGAAGCTGTATCATTCAAAGCGCCACCAAGAACAAGAGGTGGCAAAAGAGGCCGTGTTTATTACACAACACAG GCTGCTGTTCGTCCACCAACATTTGTTCTCTTCGTCAATGACGCAAAACTCTTCCCCGAGCCGTACCGTCGGTACATGCACAAACAACTTCGGTCTGACGCTGGGTTCCCAGGCACACCTATCCGGATACTGTGGCGTAGCCGGAAGCGGACAGACAAGCAACAGAGGAAGACAAATACACAGGCTCGTAATGCGCTTGTAGCGGCGAGTTAG